The Caulifigura coniformis genome includes a region encoding these proteins:
- a CDS encoding formyltransferase family protein, translated as MRTVLICQEDAPLARVGMARWLSSCSDLAGLIVLKETGGRRWQRIRREASRIGWLRMLDVFAFRLYQRLFLAAEDGAFCKAKLNELCAKYPPVRDDVPTLIASSPNSSECVEFLTSLQPDVIIASCKHILKPRVFEVAKTGAFALHPGICPEYRNAHGCFWALANDDVGNVGTTLLKIDAGIDTGPVFGYFHGPYDEVHETHLMIQRRMTLDHLDDIAVKLGEVHAGTAGRIETTGRKSAEWGQPWLTKYLHWKRQAQKRAGERAGQ; from the coding sequence ATGCGGACGGTCTTGATTTGTCAGGAGGACGCCCCACTGGCGCGGGTCGGAATGGCGCGCTGGCTGAGCTCGTGCTCGGACCTGGCCGGGCTCATCGTTCTGAAGGAAACCGGCGGACGCCGCTGGCAGCGAATCCGTCGCGAGGCGTCGCGCATCGGATGGCTGCGGATGCTGGATGTGTTCGCATTCCGCCTTTACCAGCGGCTGTTCCTGGCGGCGGAGGACGGGGCGTTCTGCAAGGCAAAGCTCAACGAGCTTTGCGCCAAGTATCCGCCTGTGCGCGACGACGTGCCGACTCTGATTGCGAGCAGCCCGAACTCGTCCGAGTGCGTTGAATTCCTGACGTCGCTCCAGCCGGACGTCATCATCGCCAGCTGCAAACACATCCTGAAGCCGCGGGTGTTCGAGGTCGCGAAGACCGGCGCATTTGCGCTCCATCCGGGGATCTGCCCGGAGTACCGCAACGCTCACGGCTGCTTCTGGGCGCTGGCGAATGACGACGTGGGAAACGTCGGCACGACGCTGCTGAAGATCGATGCCGGGATCGATACGGGGCCGGTGTTCGGCTACTTCCACGGCCCGTACGACGAGGTGCATGAGACGCACCTGATGATCCAGCGACGGATGACGCTGGACCACCTCGACGACATCGCCGTGAAGCTCGGGGAAGTGCATGCCGGCACTGCCGGCCGCATCGAAACGACCGGCCGCAAATCGGCCGAATGGGGCCAGCCCTGGCTGACGAAGTACCTCCATTGGAAGCGGCAGGCGCAGAAGCGGGCGGGCGAGCGTGCCGGACAGTGA
- a CDS encoding protein-tyrosine phosphatase family protein, whose translation MPRFPHRRRLAYATCFSVLGLVLLGAATTFDAGAAAFFSAWCAVCLLILAAAYFRSWPRVFGKTDAGRLRPARAVVMAPYVLLSVIVWRLQNLFLDRQPWSRITPNLFVGRRCHVAMLPPGTTLVIDVTAEFLTPRSIRESVPFLCSPTLDGCAPTLEQCRAAFESVSWDSHPVVYVCCANGAGRSVTFVAMFLGWLGRAGSAEEAITMIRQARREAGPGTDQRAFLVENFPVRPGETSAASHENSAQPG comes from the coding sequence ATGCCCCGTTTCCCGCACCGTCGCCGATTGGCTTACGCAACCTGTTTCTCGGTTCTCGGGCTGGTGCTGCTCGGGGCCGCGACGACCTTTGACGCGGGAGCCGCGGCATTCTTCAGCGCCTGGTGCGCGGTGTGTCTGCTCATCCTTGCAGCCGCTTATTTCCGATCGTGGCCGCGCGTCTTTGGAAAAACGGACGCGGGGCGTCTGCGACCGGCGCGCGCGGTGGTCATGGCGCCTTACGTTCTGTTGTCTGTGATCGTCTGGCGCCTGCAGAACCTGTTCCTCGATCGGCAACCCTGGAGTCGCATCACTCCGAATCTGTTCGTCGGCCGGCGCTGCCATGTAGCAATGCTGCCACCCGGCACGACGCTTGTCATCGATGTCACGGCCGAGTTCCTGACGCCTCGCTCGATTCGAGAATCCGTTCCGTTTCTCTGCAGCCCGACGCTCGATGGCTGTGCGCCAACCCTCGAGCAATGTCGAGCAGCGTTCGAGTCTGTCTCCTGGGATTCTCACCCCGTCGTTTACGTCTGCTGCGCGAACGGCGCTGGCCGCAGCGTCACGTTCGTCGCGATGTTCCTCGGATGGCTCGGGCGGGCCGGATCGGCGGAAGAAGCGATCACGATGATCCGTCAGGCGCGGCGTGAAGCAGGACCGGGAACAGACCAGCGAGCGTTTCTCGTTGAGAATTTCCCTGTCAGGCCAGGCGAGACTTCAGCGGCATCTCACGAAAACTCTGCGCAACCCGGCTGA
- a CDS encoding leucine-rich repeat domain-containing protein has product MWKHRGLRVMTIVSIVAMFFAAPVAAGVDFPDKNLEAVIREILKKKQVDKPEIDEADLKTIYFLEAPKRGIKDLTGVDKCTNLALISLPDNEIADLTPLAACKNVQSLTLGRNQIADLAPLASLTKLQYIDVSGNKVGSVEPLAGLDNLRTLLAAGNQVATFEPLSRLTKIQSLDFDGNQLTTLAGVQGMRWLSNLRIRNNKVADLSPLAGLTDLKFTFLNGNPLTDITPLVNMARNDVEGPQRFAPYWMLFLDIEALPEAIRPQVEELRKLGVRVNPAKT; this is encoded by the coding sequence ATGTGGAAGCACCGAGGTCTGCGGGTGATGACGATCGTGTCGATCGTGGCGATGTTCTTTGCCGCCCCGGTGGCCGCGGGCGTCGACTTCCCGGACAAGAATCTCGAAGCCGTCATCCGCGAAATCCTCAAGAAAAAGCAGGTCGACAAACCGGAAATCGATGAAGCCGACCTCAAGACGATCTATTTCCTCGAAGCGCCCAAGCGGGGGATCAAGGACCTCACCGGCGTCGACAAGTGCACCAACCTGGCCCTCATCAGCCTGCCCGACAACGAGATCGCCGACCTCACCCCCCTGGCGGCCTGCAAGAACGTCCAGTCGCTGACGCTCGGCAGAAACCAGATCGCCGACCTCGCCCCTCTCGCCTCGCTGACGAAGCTGCAGTACATCGACGTGTCGGGCAACAAGGTGGGGAGCGTCGAGCCACTGGCCGGCCTCGACAACCTCCGCACGCTCCTGGCCGCCGGGAACCAGGTCGCCACTTTCGAGCCGCTCTCCAGGCTGACGAAGATCCAGTCGCTCGATTTCGATGGCAACCAGCTGACGACCCTGGCCGGCGTGCAGGGGATGCGCTGGCTGTCGAACCTTCGCATTCGCAACAACAAGGTGGCCGATCTCTCGCCGCTCGCCGGACTGACGGACCTCAAGTTCACGTTCCTGAACGGCAATCCGCTCACGGATATCACACCGCTGGTGAACATGGCCAGGAACGACGTGGAAGGCCCGCAGCGGTTCGCTCCTTACTGGATGCTGTTCCTCGATATCGAGGCCCTGCCGGAGGCCATCCGGCCGCAGGTGGAAGAACTGCGCAAACTCGGGGTGCGGGTGAACCCGGCGAAGACGTAG
- a CDS encoding sugar phosphate isomerase family produces the protein MNLLSTLSGSLLENFFPAGWDLKKIDACVDDDPTTITKRQKWWHKGFEPVLCDTFGDFDVLMGHEIARKILTSREAGEKLALILPVGPMGMYRWAVYFLKEWNVPCDHVYGFNMDEWSDKDGNTLPSTNPGAFQFAMEHAFYGPLGKLTVPTKQRHFALKKVLPTYGDRIGELRAKGAKLTVIFGIGRVCHIAFWEPHFAGEYANEKEWKAQTHRIGAKLHPLTIEQNAITSFRSRTTLVPAYANTIGPALFANADSIIGGADGALARGMQWQGLSVWMTLRHGPSPWIPSTYMPTQPGRLFILKELAGPLVADCN, from the coding sequence ATGAATCTTCTCTCCACGCTTTCCGGCTCTCTGCTCGAGAATTTCTTCCCGGCCGGATGGGATCTCAAGAAGATCGACGCCTGTGTCGACGACGATCCCACGACGATCACGAAGCGGCAGAAGTGGTGGCACAAGGGATTCGAGCCGGTCCTGTGTGACACGTTCGGCGATTTCGACGTGCTGATGGGGCACGAGATCGCCCGGAAAATCCTGACGAGCCGGGAAGCGGGGGAGAAGCTGGCCCTGATCCTTCCAGTCGGGCCGATGGGGATGTACCGCTGGGCCGTCTACTTCCTCAAGGAGTGGAACGTCCCGTGCGACCACGTCTACGGCTTCAACATGGACGAGTGGAGCGACAAGGATGGCAATACCCTCCCCTCCACGAACCCCGGCGCGTTCCAGTTCGCAATGGAGCACGCGTTCTACGGACCACTTGGGAAACTCACGGTCCCCACGAAGCAGCGGCACTTCGCCCTGAAGAAGGTCCTTCCAACCTATGGCGACCGGATCGGCGAACTGAGGGCCAAAGGCGCCAAGCTGACCGTCATTTTCGGCATCGGGCGGGTCTGTCACATCGCCTTCTGGGAGCCGCATTTTGCCGGCGAATACGCCAACGAAAAGGAGTGGAAGGCCCAGACCCACCGCATCGGCGCGAAGCTCCACCCGCTGACGATCGAGCAGAACGCCATCACCAGTTTCCGCAGCCGCACAACGCTCGTGCCGGCCTACGCCAACACGATCGGCCCAGCGCTGTTCGCCAACGCCGACAGCATCATCGGCGGGGCCGATGGGGCCCTTGCCCGCGGCATGCAGTGGCAGGGGCTGAGCGTGTGGATGACGCTCCGCCACGGCCCGTCGCCCTGGATCCCGTCGACCTACATGCCGACGCAGCCGGGGCGGCTGTTCATCCTCAAGGAGCTGGCCGGGCCCCTCGTGGCCGACTGCAACTGA
- the gnd gene encoding decarboxylating NADP(+)-dependent phosphogluconate dehydrogenase produces the protein MPAPTHDIGLIGLAVMGQNLVLNMANHGFSVGVYNRTTATTDEFIASLPNEREDKVLPGTIDRVKGYHTLEEFVGSLKSPKRVMIMVKAGKPVDAVIDQLKPLLSKGDIIIDGGNSDYKDTNRRTETLTKEGLRFIGTGVSGGEEGALKGPSIMPGGSHEAWPFVKDVFQAISAKVGPKGDIPCCDWVGDAGAGHYVKMVHNGIEYGDMQLICEAYFIMKEALGLTNEELYEVFKTWNEGELESYLIEITRDIFTVKDKETGKYLVDVILDTAQQKGTGKLMSQHALDLGVPTTLITEAVFARCLSAQKDERVRASKVLSGPTDTKYKGDKKQFIEDVRQALYASKLCSYAQGYVQLDAAAKEFGWKLNNGGIAMLWRGGCIIRSAFLGDIKSAFDKNPKLENLLLDDFFKKAVEKAQPSWRRVVAAAVELGLPIPVFSSALSYYDGYRNGRLPANLLQAQRDYFGAHTYERLDKPRGEMFHTDWIREKTN, from the coding sequence ATGCCTGCTCCTACTCACGATATCGGTCTTATTGGCCTGGCCGTCATGGGCCAGAACCTCGTCCTCAACATGGCCAACCACGGATTCTCCGTGGGCGTGTACAACCGCACGACCGCAACGACGGACGAGTTCATCGCCAGCCTGCCGAACGAGCGGGAAGACAAGGTGCTCCCCGGCACGATCGATCGCGTGAAGGGCTACCACACGCTGGAAGAATTCGTCGGCAGCCTGAAGTCGCCCAAGCGGGTGATGATCATGGTGAAGGCCGGCAAGCCGGTGGACGCCGTCATCGACCAGCTCAAGCCGTTGCTCTCGAAGGGCGACATCATCATCGACGGCGGCAACTCCGACTATAAGGACACCAACCGCCGCACCGAGACGCTCACCAAGGAAGGCCTCCGCTTCATCGGAACCGGCGTCTCCGGCGGTGAAGAAGGCGCGCTCAAGGGCCCGAGCATCATGCCGGGCGGATCGCACGAAGCCTGGCCGTTCGTCAAGGACGTGTTCCAGGCGATCTCCGCCAAGGTGGGCCCCAAAGGCGACATCCCCTGCTGCGACTGGGTCGGCGACGCCGGGGCCGGGCACTACGTCAAGATGGTGCACAACGGCATCGAATACGGCGACATGCAGCTGATCTGCGAGGCTTACTTCATCATGAAGGAAGCCCTCGGCCTGACGAACGAAGAACTGTACGAAGTCTTCAAGACGTGGAACGAAGGGGAACTCGAGAGCTACCTCATCGAGATCACCCGCGACATTTTCACCGTCAAGGACAAGGAGACGGGCAAGTACCTCGTCGACGTGATCCTCGACACGGCCCAGCAGAAGGGAACGGGCAAGCTGATGAGCCAGCACGCCCTCGACCTTGGCGTGCCGACGACCCTCATCACCGAGGCCGTGTTCGCCCGCTGCCTGTCGGCCCAGAAGGACGAGCGCGTCCGTGCCTCGAAGGTGCTCAGCGGCCCGACCGACACGAAGTACAAGGGCGACAAGAAGCAGTTCATCGAAGACGTCCGCCAGGCGCTGTATGCCTCGAAGCTCTGCAGCTACGCCCAGGGCTACGTGCAGCTCGACGCGGCCGCGAAGGAGTTTGGCTGGAAGCTGAACAACGGCGGCATCGCCATGCTGTGGCGGGGCGGATGCATCATCCGCTCGGCGTTCCTAGGCGACATCAAGAGCGCGTTCGACAAGAACCCGAAGCTCGAAAACCTGCTGCTGGACGACTTCTTCAAGAAGGCGGTCGAGAAAGCCCAGCCGAGCTGGCGGCGCGTCGTGGCAGCAGCTGTGGAACTCGGCCTGCCGATTCCGGTGTTCTCCTCCGCCCTCAGCTACTACGACGGCTACCGCAACGGCCGGCTGCCGGCGAACCTGCTGCAGGCCCAGCGCGACTACTTCGGAGCCCACACTTACGAGCGGCTCGACAAGCCGCGCGGCGAGATGTTCCACACGGACTGGATCCGCGAAAAGACGAACTGA
- a CDS encoding DUF1559 domain-containing protein: MFCDGRRRRRSGFTLIELLVVIAIIAILIALLLPAVQQAREAARRTQCKNNLKQIGLALHNYHDTFTLFPYGFNGVEGQYVVHGRDTWHQQIWPYIEQGPLYNMYQADTSNWLMYTPDAIAGQTIPGFSCPSDPNAPSTRGGGSSRSKGFQGSYAGNAGVGATFTVDANNIITVTNSTTVGADYTGVFGNKSNVKIGGITDGTSNTLLASEGIIRNGTGAFGELGGYWGGGPHGAYGFSTAAVPNTSLADNPYSCMATTQPGAPKNAPCTAVSSGNRFNYARSYHTGGVHAAMSDGSVRFVSENIDVQTWMKLGIRKDGQTIGEF; this comes from the coding sequence ATGTTTTGTGATGGCCGACGTCGTCGTCGATCAGGGTTTACGCTGATTGAACTTCTGGTGGTGATTGCGATCATCGCGATCCTGATTGCCCTGCTGCTGCCCGCGGTCCAGCAGGCCCGCGAAGCGGCGCGCCGCACGCAGTGCAAAAACAATCTCAAGCAGATCGGGCTGGCGCTGCACAACTATCACGATACGTTCACGTTGTTTCCGTACGGGTTCAACGGCGTCGAAGGTCAGTACGTCGTGCATGGACGCGACACCTGGCACCAGCAGATCTGGCCCTACATCGAGCAGGGCCCGTTGTACAACATGTACCAGGCCGACACGTCGAACTGGCTGATGTACACGCCTGACGCGATCGCCGGGCAGACGATTCCGGGCTTCTCATGCCCGTCCGACCCGAATGCTCCGAGCACACGTGGCGGCGGCAGCAGCCGTTCCAAGGGATTCCAGGGGAGCTATGCCGGAAACGCCGGCGTCGGCGCGACGTTCACCGTCGACGCCAACAACATCATCACCGTGACGAATTCGACGACCGTGGGTGCAGACTACACCGGGGTATTCGGCAACAAGTCGAACGTGAAAATCGGTGGAATCACCGACGGCACCTCGAACACCCTGCTGGCGAGCGAAGGCATTATCCGCAACGGCACTGGCGCGTTCGGTGAACTCGGCGGCTATTGGGGCGGTGGTCCGCACGGAGCGTACGGGTTCTCGACCGCCGCCGTTCCCAACACGTCGCTGGCGGATAACCCCTACTCCTGCATGGCGACGACGCAGCCGGGAGCGCCGAAGAACGCTCCGTGTACGGCGGTCAGCAGCGGCAACCGCTTCAACTATGCCCGGAGCTATCACACGGGCGGCGTTCACGCCGCAATGTCGGACGGCTCCGTCCGTTTTGTGTCGGAGAACATCGATGTGCAGACATGGATGAAGCTCGGCATTCGCAAGGACGGGCAGACCATCGGCGAATTCTGA
- a CDS encoding aldo/keto reductase, translated as MEYRLLGGSGFKVPAFSMGTGTWGGVGEFFKAWGDTDASGARRIVDICLDAGVCLFDSSSRYSNGMAEEILGHATKGRRDKVIISTKSTFRSGPGENDIGSSRHHIIREVEGSLKRLQTDFIDIFQLHAFDALTPIEEALGVLDDLVKAGKIRYIGASNFSGWHLMKSLAVSEKYGLARHVCHQAYYSLLTREYEWELMPLALDQKIGTIVWSPLGWGRLTGRIRRGQPLPKDSRLNSSVVVDGGPPLEDEYVYKVVDALDAVSKETGKTVPQIALNWLLQRPTVSSVIIGARNEQQLKDNLGAMGWNLDPAHVKQLDEASAIPLTYPYWHQRSQFSDRNPPPV; from the coding sequence ATGGAGTACCGTCTGCTCGGCGGATCCGGCTTCAAGGTTCCAGCGTTCTCGATGGGAACGGGCACCTGGGGCGGAGTCGGTGAATTCTTCAAGGCGTGGGGAGACACGGACGCCAGTGGCGCCCGCCGCATCGTCGACATCTGCCTGGACGCCGGCGTCTGCCTGTTCGATTCCTCCAGCCGGTACTCCAACGGCATGGCGGAAGAAATTCTCGGCCACGCCACGAAGGGACGCCGGGACAAGGTCATCATCTCAACCAAGTCGACGTTCCGCAGCGGCCCAGGCGAGAATGACATCGGCTCGTCGCGGCATCACATCATCCGCGAGGTCGAAGGGAGCCTGAAGCGGCTGCAGACGGACTTCATCGACATCTTCCAGCTGCATGCGTTCGACGCGCTCACGCCGATCGAAGAAGCCCTGGGAGTACTGGACGACCTCGTGAAGGCCGGCAAGATCCGGTACATCGGCGCGTCGAACTTCTCAGGCTGGCACCTGATGAAGTCGCTGGCCGTCTCGGAGAAGTACGGGCTGGCCCGCCATGTCTGCCACCAGGCGTACTACTCGCTGCTCACCCGCGAATACGAATGGGAGCTGATGCCCCTCGCGCTCGACCAGAAGATCGGAACCATCGTCTGGAGTCCGCTCGGCTGGGGGCGACTCACCGGCCGCATCCGCCGCGGCCAGCCGCTGCCGAAAGACAGTCGGCTCAACAGTTCAGTCGTGGTCGACGGAGGTCCGCCGCTCGAGGACGAGTACGTCTACAAGGTCGTCGATGCGCTCGACGCCGTGTCCAAAGAGACGGGCAAAACGGTTCCGCAAATCGCCCTCAACTGGCTCCTGCAGCGACCGACGGTCTCCAGCGTCATCATTGGCGCCCGCAACGAGCAGCAGCTCAAGGACAACCTGGGAGCCATGGGCTGGAATCTCGATCCCGCGCATGTGAAGCAGCTTGATGAAGCCAGCGCGATCCCGCTGACCTATCCCTACTGGCACCAGCGATCCCAGTTCTCCGATCGCAACCCGCCCCCCGTCTGA
- the dps gene encoding DNA starvation/stationary phase protection protein Dps gives MHKTRNDLPLKTRTAVCKLLNERLSDLIDLKLQTKQAHWNVKGPSFIALHELFDEIAAVLEPLIDSTAERITALGGIAEGTVPVIAKRSSLEAYPLNIADGLDHVEALASAFGVAGKATRKSIDEADELGDADTADLFTGASRELDKQLWFLEAHLQADQ, from the coding sequence ATGCACAAGACCCGTAACGACCTCCCACTGAAAACCCGCACCGCCGTCTGCAAGCTGCTCAACGAGCGGCTGTCGGACCTGATCGATCTCAAGCTGCAGACCAAGCAGGCCCACTGGAATGTCAAAGGCCCGAGCTTCATCGCACTGCATGAACTGTTCGATGAGATCGCCGCGGTTCTCGAGCCGCTGATCGACAGCACGGCCGAGCGGATCACCGCCCTCGGGGGCATCGCGGAAGGAACGGTGCCGGTGATCGCCAAGCGTTCGAGCCTGGAGGCCTATCCGCTCAACATTGCTGACGGGCTGGACCACGTGGAAGCACTCGCCTCGGCGTTCGGCGTCGCCGGCAAGGCGACCCGCAAATCGATCGACGAGGCCGATGAACTGGGCGACGCCGACACGGCCGACCTGTTCACGGGCGCCTCGCGCGAACTCGACAAACAGTTGTGGTTCCTGGAAGCGCACCTCCAGGCGGATCAATGA
- a CDS encoding acyl-CoA dehydrogenase family protein codes for MSLPGPEETARSLRNVGRPTAAEGVWPRESWKALRDAGVLGWTIPTDYGGAGLKSDQVLAGCIELARTDLVSTFILSQFQSACTRFVASTNAELNARWLPKLATGDAFSTVGISHLTTSRQHTAKPAVLAEPKGSAFRISGEIPWVTSGATADILVAGATLPDGSQVLFALPMERPGIEVAAAESLLALNGSSTGPVRLKDVEVTARDFLAGPAEKVLQQGIPGGTGSLTTSALALGHAFHCVDRIRTEAQSRPALEEIAVAFEQDLATLKRDLLAASRGEANPDCTADNLRTRATSQALATSQAFLTASKGAGFVAGHPAERLAREAMFFLVWSCPQAVSSRLLKEFSQCEAGL; via the coding sequence ATGAGTCTGCCGGGTCCGGAAGAGACAGCGCGATCCCTTCGCAACGTCGGGCGGCCGACGGCTGCGGAGGGGGTCTGGCCTCGCGAATCCTGGAAGGCGCTGCGCGACGCGGGCGTCCTGGGGTGGACGATTCCGACCGACTACGGCGGCGCGGGCCTGAAATCCGACCAGGTACTGGCCGGCTGCATCGAACTGGCGCGAACCGACCTCGTCTCCACGTTCATCCTCAGCCAGTTTCAGTCGGCCTGCACCCGTTTCGTCGCGTCGACGAACGCCGAGCTCAATGCCCGATGGCTTCCGAAACTGGCCACGGGTGACGCCTTCTCGACCGTCGGCATCTCGCACCTGACGACCTCTCGCCAGCACACGGCCAAACCCGCCGTGCTTGCCGAGCCGAAGGGGAGTGCGTTCCGGATCAGCGGAGAGATCCCCTGGGTCACCAGCGGCGCAACAGCCGACATCCTCGTCGCCGGAGCGACGCTCCCGGACGGCTCGCAGGTGCTGTTCGCCTTGCCCATGGAGCGGCCGGGTATCGAAGTCGCAGCGGCGGAATCGCTACTGGCGCTCAACGGGAGTTCCACGGGCCCGGTTCGACTGAAGGACGTCGAGGTCACCGCTCGGGACTTTCTCGCCGGTCCCGCCGAGAAGGTTCTTCAGCAGGGAATCCCGGGAGGGACCGGTTCGCTGACGACCTCGGCCCTGGCGCTCGGCCACGCGTTTCACTGCGTCGATCGCATTCGGACGGAAGCCCAGTCGCGCCCTGCGCTGGAAGAAATTGCCGTCGCCTTCGAACAGGATCTCGCAACACTGAAGAGGGATCTGCTCGCCGCCTCCCGTGGAGAGGCGAATCCCGACTGCACGGCCGACAATTTGCGCACCCGGGCGACGTCGCAGGCGCTCGCCACGTCCCAGGCGTTTCTGACGGCGTCGAAAGGGGCCGGTTTCGTCGCGGGCCACCCGGCCGAGCGACTGGCCCGCGAGGCGATGTTCTTTCTCGTGTGGTCCTGCCCGCAGGCGGTGTCGTCGCGACTGCTCAAGGAATTCAGCCAGTGCGAAGCAGGGCTCTGA
- a CDS encoding glycosyltransferase family 4 protein — protein sequence MLRACIVCLPAAAVINPALGGGIGGTETRAWLFARTLAKRGDTQVTFIVRNRTPMDGTVEGVVIRTFVDRVYNLFEQVGLCVVRRSGFPWLRLRRWRTSLLWQFPAAVAVRLFSPRRNPTQPAPHFQHIDCDVFCTFGVQTVSATVIASAHAAGKRAVLVLGSDGDLDEKFLTDPDSINPYGDRAAVCRFILEQADEIVCQTPDQKRVLKERFGREGVVIENPLDLEEFDRLAGKGKAAAADEMVSDARSPSGASSARSSRPVLWVGRADAIHKRPMLAIDIAKQCPAIPFLLVMNPRDPAEEARVRAAAPANVTIRDRVPPPEMPALMERSLALLNTSSLEGFANTFLQAGAARIPVVSVEVGDVYLRQSRGGEWCAGDLGRGAAILRAWASDDAGRSELGANGRAWVEAHHAAAERAAELRDVLAATQRA from the coding sequence ATGCTTCGAGCCTGCATCGTCTGCCTGCCCGCTGCCGCCGTGATCAATCCCGCGCTGGGCGGAGGCATCGGCGGCACCGAGACGCGCGCCTGGCTCTTCGCCCGCACCCTCGCCAAACGGGGTGACACGCAGGTGACGTTCATTGTGCGAAATCGAACGCCGATGGACGGGACCGTGGAGGGCGTCGTCATCCGCACCTTCGTCGACCGTGTCTACAACCTGTTCGAGCAGGTTGGGCTGTGCGTCGTCCGGCGTTCCGGATTTCCGTGGCTCAGGCTTCGCCGCTGGCGGACGTCACTGCTGTGGCAGTTCCCGGCCGCCGTCGCCGTGAGACTCTTCTCGCCGCGGCGCAATCCCACGCAGCCGGCGCCGCACTTCCAGCACATCGACTGCGACGTCTTCTGCACCTTCGGTGTTCAGACCGTTTCCGCCACCGTGATCGCTTCGGCCCATGCGGCGGGGAAGCGGGCCGTGCTGGTGCTGGGATCGGACGGCGACCTCGACGAGAAGTTCCTGACGGACCCTGACTCCATCAATCCGTACGGCGACCGGGCCGCGGTTTGCCGCTTCATACTGGAACAGGCGGACGAGATCGTCTGCCAGACTCCGGACCAGAAACGGGTGCTCAAGGAGCGTTTCGGCCGCGAGGGCGTCGTTATCGAGAACCCGCTCGATCTCGAGGAATTCGATCGGCTGGCCGGGAAGGGAAAGGCTGCGGCTGCCGACGAGATGGTGTCCGACGCCCGCAGCCCGTCAGGAGCGTCGTCCGCCCGTTCGTCCCGTCCCGTCCTCTGGGTCGGCCGGGCCGACGCCATTCACAAACGCCCGATGCTCGCGATCGACATCGCAAAGCAGTGCCCCGCGATTCCGTTCCTCCTCGTCATGAATCCGCGCGATCCGGCCGAGGAGGCCCGCGTCCGCGCTGCTGCGCCCGCGAATGTCACGATCCGTGACCGGGTCCCGCCGCCCGAGATGCCGGCCCTGATGGAGAGGTCGCTGGCACTGCTGAACACGTCCTCGCTGGAAGGTTTCGCGAATACGTTCCTCCAGGCCGGGGCGGCGCGGATTCCGGTGGTGTCGGTGGAGGTCGGCGACGTCTACCTTCGGCAGTCGAGAGGGGGAGAGTGGTGCGCCGGCGATCTCGGACGTGGGGCGGCGATTCTTCGCGCCTGGGCCAGTGATGATGCAGGCCGCTCGGAACTGGGAGCGAACGGACGGGCGTGGGTCGAGGCGCATCATGCCGCGGCCGAGCGGGCCGCGGAACTCCGGGACGTCCTGGCGGCGACTCAGCGCGCCTAA